From Chryseobacterium salivictor, a single genomic window includes:
- a CDS encoding acyl-CoA thioesterase, which translates to MNYEEKIQNSETKVFKVVFPNITNHHNTMFGGTVMEMMDEVAFMTATRFARKSFVTVSCDRIDFKKPIPADTLVELIGRVKYVGNSSLKVNIEVYVEQMYDEIREKAVSGDFTLVAIGPDKKPVKIFEREETTNQL; encoded by the coding sequence ATGAACTACGAAGAAAAAATCCAAAATTCCGAAACAAAAGTTTTCAAAGTCGTTTTTCCCAATATTACGAATCATCATAATACCATGTTTGGCGGAACGGTGATGGAAATGATGGATGAAGTCGCTTTTATGACCGCTACCCGATTTGCCAGAAAATCTTTTGTAACGGTAAGTTGCGACCGAATCGATTTCAAAAAACCTATTCCCGCAGATACTTTGGTAGAACTTATCGGCCGGGTAAAATATGTGGGAAACTCCAGTTTAAAAGTGAATATCGAGGTTTATGTGGAACAGATGTACGATGAAATAAGGGAAAAAGCGGTTTCCGGCGATTTTACTTTGGTCGCTATCGGTCCTGACAAAAAACCTGTGAAAATCTTTGAAAGAGAAGAAACGACGAACCAATTATAA
- a CDS encoding 3-oxoacyl-ACP synthase III family protein: protein MLKSCIKGLGHYVPENIVTNDDLSKLMTTNDEWITERTGIKERHHRKNRNDSEETTAYLGFKASEAALKMAGMTGKDIDYIIFATLSPDYFFPGCGVLLQEMLGCETIGALDVRNQCSGFVYAMSVANAFIKSGQYKNILVVGAEIHSFGLDFSDDGRGVSVIFGDGAGAIILSATEDESAGDILATNMHSEGKYADELCTKFPGSKFGWSDRMRLEPENVTDAEIYPVMNGNFVFKHAVTRFPETMMEALNKAGKKPEDLDMFIPHQANLRIAQFVQQRFGLPDEKVYNNIQRFGNTTAASIPLALSEAVEKGKIKRGDLVLLSAFGSGFTWGSVLFTY, encoded by the coding sequence ATGCTTAAAAGTTGTATTAAAGGTTTGGGACATTATGTTCCGGAAAATATAGTAACCAACGATGATTTATCTAAACTGATGACCACTAATGATGAGTGGATTACAGAAAGAACCGGTATCAAAGAACGTCATCACCGGAAAAACAGAAATGATTCCGAAGAAACCACCGCTTATCTGGGATTCAAAGCCTCAGAAGCCGCATTGAAAATGGCAGGAATGACCGGAAAAGATATCGATTATATTATTTTTGCAACCCTTTCGCCGGATTATTTTTTCCCGGGTTGCGGTGTGCTTTTGCAGGAAATGCTCGGCTGTGAAACCATCGGTGCTTTAGATGTCAGAAACCAGTGTTCAGGATTTGTTTATGCGATGAGTGTTGCCAACGCTTTTATTAAATCAGGGCAGTATAAAAATATTTTAGTTGTGGGTGCCGAAATTCACTCTTTTGGGTTGGATTTTTCCGATGATGGACGTGGAGTCTCTGTCATCTTCGGAGATGGGGCAGGAGCCATCATTTTATCAGCTACTGAAGACGAAAGTGCCGGTGATATTTTGGCCACCAATATGCATTCCGAAGGAAAATATGCCGATGAATTATGTACCAAATTCCCCGGTTCTAAATTTGGCTGGAGCGATCGGATGAGGCTGGAACCGGAAAATGTGACCGATGCAGAAATCTACCCTGTCATGAATGGCAATTTCGTTTTCAAACATGCAGTTACCAGATTTCCAGAAACCATGATGGAAGCTTTAAATAAAGCCGGAAAAAAACCGGAAGACTTAGACATGTTTATTCCGCATCAGGCCAATTTACGGATTGCTCAGTTTGTACAGCAGCGTTTCGGATTGCCGGATGAAAAAGTGTACAACAACATCCAGCGTTTTGGAAATACCACCGCCGCTTCAATCCCGTTAGCTTTAAGTGAAGCTGTTGAAAAAGGAAAAATTAAAAGAGGTGATCTGGTTCTGCTCTCCGCTTTCGGCAGTGGATTTACCTGGGGATCGGTTTTATTCACTTATTAA
- a CDS encoding isoaspartyl peptidase/L-asparaginase has translation MKIIIHGGFFSESDQSHDVKVAKQNSLKQIAQDSFEFLKTHSAEETVVHAVKLLEDDLLYNAGMGSQIQSDGKIRMSASLMNGETQKFSGVINIENVKNPIEVAQVLMKEDDRVLGGNGAKQYAAENGFADFSTEIPQRRKEYEEKLKNGGKGTVGCVALDQKGRLAAATSTGGKGFELVGRISDSATVAGNFANGYCAVSCTGVGEDIVSNATAAKIVTRVTDGFPLKNAVEKTFVELKEINGFAGAVAIDKNGNIAHQDSYPTMVFASFDGEHFEIFD, from the coding sequence ATGAAAATAATCATCCACGGGGGATTTTTCTCTGAAAGCGACCAAAGCCATGATGTGAAAGTTGCCAAGCAAAATTCCTTAAAACAGATTGCCCAAGATTCTTTTGAATTTCTAAAAACACATTCCGCAGAAGAAACGGTGGTACATGCCGTAAAATTGTTGGAGGATGATTTACTCTATAATGCCGGAATGGGTTCCCAAATTCAAAGCGATGGAAAAATCAGAATGAGTGCTTCTCTGATGAACGGAGAAACCCAAAAGTTTTCTGGCGTCATCAATATTGAAAATGTAAAAAATCCAATCGAAGTAGCACAGGTTTTAATGAAAGAAGACGATCGGGTTCTCGGCGGAAACGGCGCAAAACAATATGCTGCAGAAAACGGTTTCGCGGATTTTTCGACCGAAATTCCGCAGAGGAGAAAAGAATACGAGGAGAAATTAAAAAACGGCGGAAAAGGAACGGTAGGTTGTGTCGCCTTAGACCAAAAAGGAAGATTAGCAGCAGCAACTTCCACTGGCGGAAAAGGTTTTGAACTGGTTGGAAGGATTTCTGATTCTGCAACCGTTGCGGGAAATTTCGCTAATGGATATTGCGCCGTAAGTTGCACAGGAGTTGGTGAAGATATTGTAAGCAACGCCACCGCAGCAAAAATTGTGACACGGGTTACAGACGGTTTTCCATTAAAAAATGCCGTAGAAAAAACCTTTGTAGAACTGAAAGAAATCAACGGTTTTGCGGGAGCAGTCGCCATTGACAAAAATGGAAATATCGCCCATCAGGATTCTTATCCAACGATGGTTTTTGCAAGTTTTGACGGAGAGCATTTTGAAATTTTCGATTAG
- a CDS encoding urocanate hydratase produces the protein MTFKEQIQQGIPNELPQPKPYETEINHAPKRKEILSDEEKKLALKNALRYFEPKFHAELLPEFKEELEKYGRIYMYRFRPDYEMKARNIAEYPGKSEQAKSIILMIQNNLDYAVAQHPHELITYGGNGAVFQNWAQYLLTMKYLSEMTDEQTLTMYSGHPMGLFPSHKDAPRVVVTNGMVIPNYSKPDDWEKMNALGVSQYGQMTAGSYMYIGPQGIVHGTTITVLNAFRKIKKEPKGGLFITSGLGGMSGAQPKAGNIAGCITVCAEVNPKITKIRHEQKWIDEIHENLNELVERVKKAQENKETISLAYLGNVVEVWEKFDHENLKIDIGSDQTSLHNPWAGGYYPVGISFEESNKMMAENPGLFKEKVQESLRRHAAAINKHTEKGTYFFDYGNAFLLEASRAGADVMSDHPTLGREFKYPSYVQDIMGPMCFDYGFGPFRWVCASGKPEDLQKTDEIACTVLEEIMKNSPAEIQQQMQDNITWIKGAQENKLVVGSQARILYADAEGRMKIAEAFNKAIRNNEIGPVVLGRDHHDVSGTDSPYRETSNIYDGSRFTADMAIQNVIGDSFRGATWVSIHNGGGVGWGEVINGGFGMLLDGSEDADRRLKSMLFWDVNNGISRRSWARNEGAIFAIKRAMEIEPNLKVTLPNQVDENLL, from the coding sequence ATGACTTTTAAAGAACAGATTCAACAGGGAATTCCCAACGAACTTCCACAACCAAAACCCTACGAAACCGAAATCAACCACGCGCCAAAACGGAAAGAAATTCTTTCTGACGAAGAAAAAAAACTCGCTCTGAAAAACGCTTTGCGTTATTTCGAACCCAAATTTCATGCAGAATTGTTGCCCGAATTTAAAGAGGAATTAGAAAAATACGGTAGAATTTATATGTATCGTTTCCGTCCGGATTATGAAATGAAAGCGAGAAATATTGCAGAATATCCGGGAAAATCGGAGCAGGCAAAATCGATTATATTAATGATTCAGAACAATTTGGATTACGCAGTTGCCCAACATCCTCACGAACTTATTACTTATGGTGGAAATGGAGCGGTTTTCCAAAACTGGGCGCAATATCTTTTGACAATGAAATATCTGTCAGAAATGACCGATGAACAGACTTTAACGATGTATTCCGGTCATCCGATGGGACTGTTTCCTTCACACAAAGATGCTCCGAGAGTGGTCGTAACCAATGGAATGGTGATTCCGAATTATTCAAAACCGGATGATTGGGAGAAAATGAATGCCTTAGGCGTTTCGCAATATGGACAAATGACCGCCGGAAGTTATATGTATATCGGTCCACAGGGAATTGTGCACGGAACGACAATTACGGTTTTGAATGCTTTTAGAAAAATTAAAAAAGAACCGAAAGGCGGATTGTTTATTACGTCAGGTTTGGGCGGAATGAGCGGTGCACAACCGAAAGCGGGAAATATTGCCGGCTGTATTACGGTGTGCGCAGAAGTCAATCCGAAAATCACCAAGATCCGTCATGAGCAAAAGTGGATTGATGAAATTCATGAAAACCTGAATGAATTGGTGGAAAGAGTAAAAAAAGCACAAGAAAACAAAGAGACCATTTCTCTGGCCTATCTTGGAAATGTCGTTGAAGTATGGGAGAAATTTGACCATGAAAATTTAAAAATAGATATCGGCTCTGACCAGACTTCTCTGCATAATCCCTGGGCTGGAGGATATTATCCGGTCGGAATTTCCTTTGAAGAATCCAATAAAATGATGGCGGAAAATCCTGGTTTATTCAAAGAAAAAGTGCAGGAAAGTTTACGGAGACATGCTGCTGCAATCAATAAACATACAGAAAAAGGGACCTATTTCTTCGATTATGGAAATGCTTTTTTACTGGAAGCAAGCAGAGCGGGTGCTGATGTAATGTCTGATCATCCAACTTTGGGAAGAGAGTTTAAATATCCAAGTTATGTTCAGGATATTATGGGACCGATGTGTTTCGATTACGGTTTTGGCCCGTTCCGCTGGGTTTGCGCAAGTGGTAAACCGGAAGATCTGCAAAAGACCGATGAAATTGCCTGCACAGTTTTAGAAGAAATCATGAAAAATTCCCCTGCAGAAATTCAACAGCAGATGCAGGATAATATAACGTGGATCAAGGGAGCTCAGGAAAATAAACTCGTCGTTGGATCGCAGGCAAGAATTCTTTATGCCGATGCTGAAGGTCGGATGAAAATTGCCGAAGCCTTTAATAAAGCCATTAGAAATAATGAAATTGGACCGGTCGTTTTAGGCAGGGATCATCATGATGTTTCAGGAACGGATTCTCCATACCGTGAAACTTCCAATATCTATGATGGGTCCCGATTCACGGCAGATATGGCGATTCAGAATGTGATTGGCGACAGTTTCCGCGGTGCAACTTGGGTGAGTATTCACAATGGCGGCGGCGTTGGTTGGGGTGAAGTGATCAACGGTGGTTTCGGGATGTTGCTTGACGGAAGCGAAGATGCAGACCGCAGATTAAAATCAATGCTTTTCTGGGACGTGAACAACGGAATTTCCCGAAGAAGCTGGGCAAGAAATGAAGGTGCCATTTTCGCCATTAAAAGAGCGATGGAAATTGAACCCAACCTGAAAGTAACATTGCCAAATCAAGTTGATGAGAATCTACTTTAA
- a CDS encoding fasciclin domain-containing protein, which translates to MKNIFKILSALFLIGITSIACKENEDEPVMSQTVYAIASRDSDLSSLKAAIDKAGLATTLDGTGTFTVFAPSNAAFSTFLSANGFASLNDVPVAALKEILLNHVLAAKVPSGAITTGYVSTLAKGGASSARNISMFINNASGVKINGISNVTKADIMASNGVIHKVDAVIGLPTIVTHALANPNFTSLVAALTRTDMPNFVGILSGTASSPFTVFAPTNTAFTSLLTELSFSNLAAIPKGTLENVLKYHVVAGANVASTDLTNNMTVTTFQGGTFKITTTGGVKITDTNNRVSNIILTDVQCSNGIIHAIDKVLLP; encoded by the coding sequence ATGAAAAATATATTTAAAATCCTTTCGGCACTTTTCCTTATTGGAATAACGTCGATCGCCTGTAAGGAAAACGAGGATGAACCGGTAATGAGTCAAACAGTTTACGCCATCGCATCACGCGATTCTGATTTATCATCATTGAAGGCTGCCATTGACAAAGCAGGTCTGGCTACCACGCTGGATGGGACAGGAACGTTCACGGTTTTTGCGCCTTCCAACGCAGCGTTTTCTACCTTTCTGTCAGCCAACGGTTTTGCAAGTTTAAATGATGTGCCGGTGGCGGCTTTAAAAGAAATTTTATTGAACCACGTTCTTGCTGCCAAAGTACCATCTGGCGCGATTACGACCGGTTATGTTTCTACTTTAGCAAAAGGCGGAGCTTCTTCTGCGAGAAATATCAGTATGTTTATTAATAATGCTTCAGGAGTAAAAATCAATGGAATCTCTAATGTCACGAAAGCGGATATCATGGCTTCCAACGGTGTTATTCATAAAGTAGATGCCGTAATCGGTTTGCCGACCATTGTTACCCATGCGCTGGCTAATCCTAATTTCACTTCCCTGGTTGCAGCGCTGACCAGAACTGATATGCCGAATTTTGTGGGAATATTAAGCGGAACAGCAAGTTCACCATTTACCGTATTTGCGCCGACCAATACAGCTTTTACCTCTCTGTTAACAGAATTAAGTTTTTCAAATTTGGCGGCAATACCAAAGGGAACTTTAGAAAATGTTTTAAAATACCATGTGGTTGCGGGAGCCAATGTAGCTTCTACAGATTTAACCAATAATATGACGGTTACCACTTTTCAAGGGGGTACGTTTAAAATTACGACAACAGGAGGTGTAAAAATTACAGATACCAATAACCGGGTTTCGAATATTATTTTGACCGATGTTCAGTGCAGTAACGGAATTATTCATGCAATAGATAAAGTCTTATTACCATAG